From the genome of Rarobacter incanus, one region includes:
- a CDS encoding SDR family NAD(P)-dependent oxidoreductase — translation MSSPAHQPLHPQQPTASAESGASPVGSAGRAQDADLSGATAPTQRAGRAQDADLSGATAPTQRTGHARDADLSGATAPTQRAGHARDADPSIADADFATFLRVIEQVGSLPSDHPQLAAARRATSALFKAAKKQRRTERRDAINDADRSVIESTATGSMGRIDDETAGIPLTSSVRGAIAGTLKKPRPCYICKQDYTQVDAFYHQLCPTCAAFNHAKRDARTDLTGKRALLTGGRAKIGMYIALRLLRDGAHTTITTRFPKDAARRFAAMPDSAAWLDRLTIVGIDLRDPAQVVHLADIVAAAGPLDILINNAAQTVRRTAGAYQQLVQAESQPLLLDSIPTVHSLGNTSSAHPHALAGAVSELQLAEKGDSSLRDVAKLALTAQAASMEELLAGTSIDAGGLIPDTVDHNSWVAAVQHVDPLELLEVQLCNQTAPFILISRLRASMAASPARRTYVVNVSAMEGVFSRGYKGPGHPHTNMSKAALNMLTRTSAAEMFESDRILMTAVDTGWITDERPHPTKIRMAQEGFHAPLDLVDGAARVYDPIVRGEAGEDVYGCFLKDYSPSKW, via the coding sequence ATGAGCTCCCCCGCGCATCAGCCATTGCACCCGCAGCAACCCACTGCTTCGGCGGAATCCGGCGCGTCGCCCGTAGGAAGTGCCGGGCGCGCGCAGGACGCCGACCTCTCAGGGGCTACCGCCCCCACCCAACGTGCCGGGCGCGCGCAGGACGCCGACCTCTCAGGGGCTACCGCCCCCACCCAACGTACCGGGCACGCGCGGGACGCCGACCTCTCAGGGGCTACCGCCCCCACCCAACGTGCCGGGCACGCGCGGGACGCCGACCCCTCCATCGCCGATGCCGACTTCGCAACCTTCTTGCGCGTCATCGAGCAGGTTGGCTCGCTGCCCTCGGATCACCCCCAGCTCGCCGCGGCCCGCCGCGCCACGTCGGCGCTCTTCAAGGCCGCAAAGAAACAGCGGCGCACGGAACGACGCGATGCGATCAACGATGCGGACCGCTCTGTCATCGAATCGACGGCGACCGGCAGCATGGGGCGCATCGACGACGAGACCGCCGGGATACCCCTAACGTCGTCGGTTCGCGGCGCAATCGCCGGAACCCTGAAGAAACCACGGCCTTGCTACATCTGCAAGCAGGACTACACGCAAGTCGACGCGTTCTACCACCAGTTGTGCCCGACGTGCGCGGCCTTCAACCATGCCAAGCGCGACGCCCGCACCGATCTGACCGGGAAGCGCGCGCTGCTCACGGGCGGCCGGGCCAAGATAGGGATGTACATTGCGCTACGCCTTTTGCGCGACGGCGCCCACACCACGATCACGACGCGTTTTCCCAAGGATGCCGCGCGCCGCTTCGCGGCCATGCCCGATTCCGCGGCTTGGTTAGACCGGCTCACTATCGTCGGGATCGATCTGCGCGACCCCGCCCAGGTCGTGCACCTGGCCGACATCGTCGCCGCGGCAGGCCCGCTCGACATCCTGATCAACAACGCGGCGCAGACCGTTCGGCGCACCGCGGGTGCCTACCAGCAATTGGTGCAGGCAGAATCCCAACCGCTTCTACTCGACAGCATCCCCACGGTTCATTCGCTCGGAAACACCTCCAGCGCACACCCCCACGCACTAGCTGGTGCTGTCAGTGAACTTCAATTGGCGGAGAAGGGGGACTCGTCGCTGCGTGATGTTGCCAAACTTGCGCTGACCGCGCAGGCGGCGTCCATGGAGGAATTGCTCGCCGGAACGTCAATCGACGCCGGGGGTTTGATTCCGGACACGGTCGATCACAACAGTTGGGTCGCTGCCGTCCAGCACGTCGATCCGCTCGAACTGCTCGAGGTCCAACTGTGCAACCAGACCGCACCGTTCATACTGATTTCGCGGTTGCGGGCCTCGATGGCGGCGTCACCGGCGCGCCGGACGTACGTCGTCAACGTCTCCGCGATGGAGGGCGTGTTTTCGCGTGGTTACAAGGGTCCCGGGCATCCGCACACCAACATGTCCAAGGCTGCGCTCAACATGCTCACGCGCACCAGCGCTGCCGAAATGTTCGAGTCCGACCGCATCCTGATGACCGCCGTTGACACCGGTTGGATTACCGACGAGCGCCCCCACCCCACCAAGATACGCATGGCCCAAGAGGGATTCCACGCGCCATTGGATCTTGTGGACGGCGCCGCGCGAGTCTATGACCCGATCGTTCGCGGCGAAGCCGGCGAGGACGTGTACGGATGTTTTCTAAAGGACTACTCCCCCTCGAAGTGGTAG
- a CDS encoding undecaprenyl-diphosphate phosphatase yields the protein MDLWQGIVLGLVQGLTEFLPVSSSAHLRVAGELIGANDPGAAFTAITQIGTELAVILYFRKDIARIIAAWWWALIGRRGASFKARTGWPTSDSPADRDAQMAWFIALGSIPIVVLGLAFQDVIEHTFRNLYIIAGTLIGFALILGWADRVAKRRKAIDELTMRDSIFYGFAQSLALIPGVSRSGGTITMGLLLGYTREAAARYSFLLALPAVLGSGLYQLVKSAGGESAESLVVTGVATVTAFAVGYAVIVGFLKLISHRSFAPFVWYRIGAGALVLVLLGAGTLQAYAGA from the coding sequence GTGGACTTATGGCAAGGAATAGTTTTGGGCCTGGTGCAGGGACTCACCGAGTTTCTGCCCGTTTCGTCGAGCGCGCACCTGCGAGTCGCCGGTGAGCTGATCGGGGCGAACGACCCCGGCGCTGCCTTCACTGCTATCACGCAGATCGGCACGGAGCTGGCGGTGATCCTGTACTTCCGCAAGGACATCGCCAGGATCATCGCGGCCTGGTGGTGGGCGTTGATCGGGCGTAGGGGGGCCTCGTTCAAAGCCAGAACGGGCTGGCCGACTAGCGACAGCCCCGCCGACCGCGATGCCCAAATGGCCTGGTTCATCGCGCTGGGATCGATTCCCATCGTCGTGCTCGGTTTGGCCTTTCAGGACGTTATCGAGCACACGTTCCGGAACCTCTACATCATCGCGGGCACGCTTATCGGATTCGCGTTGATACTCGGGTGGGCGGATCGCGTCGCGAAGCGGCGAAAAGCAATCGACGAGCTCACCATGCGCGATTCGATCTTCTACGGATTCGCGCAGTCGCTGGCGCTCATCCCCGGCGTGTCGCGTTCGGGCGGAACTATCACGATGGGTCTACTTCTCGGGTATACGCGGGAAGCGGCGGCGCGGTACTCGTTCTTGCTCGCGCTGCCCGCCGTGTTGGGCTCGGGGCTGTATCAACTGGTCAAATCCGCGGGTGGGGAATCGGCGGAGAGCCTGGTCGTCACCGGGGTGGCGACGGTCACCGCATTCGCGGTGGGCTATGCGGTGATCGTGGGATTCCTGAAGCTCATCTCGCACCGCTCGTTCGCACCCTTTGTCTGGTACCGCATCGGCGCGGGTGCACTGGTGCTGGTGCTTCTGGGAGCGGGGACGCTGCAAGCGTACGCGGGGGCGTAG
- a CDS encoding error-prone DNA polymerase, protein MTKNVGPRYAELHAHSAFSFLDGASLPADLAAEAAAQGLSALAITDHDGLYGAVQLSQAVATHQIAGVYGAELTLSRGATHRGPSPRDPDPVGDHLVVLARNPTGYRKLSAAIARGYLRTGEQGKPTYDLPELARMAGTDWRILSACRKGRVRRALGSPAAGLDVEAAIDETRALIDLFGRDQVAIEVTHHGQPHDAALGAALARVAHATRIDLVATGNVHYARPRDAHRAHVLAAVRTGQDLATLDGWLPMHGQAYIHSPAEMARLHRDNPHAVVNAYEIGRECSFDFHLIAPKLPPFPTPPGHDEASLLRELVERAAPLRYGTREDPRVPGAWEQIDKELDVICTLGFPGYFLIVHQIMEFCRARGILAQGRGSAANSAVCFVLGITAVDAVRYGLLFERFLSTERDGPPDIDIDIESSRREEVIQDLYQRYGREHAAQVANVITYRPKMAVRDAAKAFGFDSGLQDAWSKGIERHVAADGSGKSVIVTPQGVPEPVRQMADELLRLPRHLGIHSGGMVLCDRPVIEVCPVQWAATAHRTVVQWDKEDCADAGLVKFDLLGLGMLTALRLMFESVAAGGGPKLTLYDIPAEDPAVYDLLCAADTVGVFQVESRAQMSTLPRLRPRTFYDLVVEVALIRPGPIQGGSVHPYIERRRAQREGRLPPDSELYAHPLLKPALERTLGVPLFQEQLMQMAVDAAGFTPSQADVLRRAMGSKRSKERMEGLRGALYKGMAQRGIDPATREEIYHKLEAFADFGFPESHSFSFAFLVYASSWMKVYHPAAFYAGLLAAQPMGFYSPQSLAADARRHGVKVLRPCVNQSQEDACVEVLEGGQKAVRLGLTQVRSLSRAGASRIVQGRGPAYRSIADVARRARLGTKELEGLAGAGAFAALGVDRRTALWSAGVASLEVQGTLPGLTDLSTQPRLPAMVPIEVTEADVSSTGVSVASFPTQFARVDLQRNGVLPVAEVVAMGVAQRATVAGVVTHRQRPNTARGITFLSLEDETGLLNVVCSAGLWQRFGKVVMGNGALVIRGYVENDHGAVNLVAEHVRGLRLSVPTVSRNFR, encoded by the coding sequence ATGACTAAGAACGTCGGCCCGCGTTACGCGGAATTGCACGCTCACTCCGCTTTCAGCTTCCTGGACGGAGCATCATTGCCCGCCGACCTGGCAGCGGAGGCAGCCGCCCAGGGCCTATCCGCACTAGCCATCACGGACCACGACGGGTTGTACGGCGCGGTGCAGCTATCCCAGGCCGTCGCCACTCACCAGATCGCTGGCGTGTACGGCGCAGAACTGACGCTATCTCGCGGGGCGACTCACCGTGGCCCATCGCCACGTGACCCCGATCCCGTCGGCGACCATCTTGTGGTTTTGGCGCGCAATCCGACCGGCTATCGCAAGCTATCGGCCGCGATTGCGCGCGGATATCTGCGCACCGGCGAACAAGGCAAACCCACGTATGATCTGCCCGAACTAGCGCGGATGGCGGGCACGGATTGGCGCATCCTCAGCGCCTGCAGAAAGGGACGAGTCCGCCGCGCCCTCGGCAGCCCAGCCGCTGGATTGGACGTCGAAGCCGCGATCGATGAAACACGCGCACTAATCGACCTATTCGGACGTGATCAGGTCGCCATCGAAGTCACCCACCACGGCCAACCCCACGACGCGGCCCTCGGGGCGGCCCTGGCGCGGGTCGCACACGCCACTCGAATTGATCTGGTGGCAACCGGCAACGTGCACTATGCCCGGCCGCGCGATGCGCACAGGGCGCACGTTCTGGCCGCCGTGCGCACCGGGCAGGACCTGGCGACACTTGACGGCTGGCTGCCCATGCACGGGCAGGCCTACATTCACAGTCCCGCCGAGATGGCCCGCCTGCACCGCGACAACCCGCACGCGGTGGTCAACGCATACGAAATTGGTAGGGAGTGCTCGTTCGATTTTCATCTGATCGCGCCCAAACTGCCACCCTTCCCAACACCGCCCGGACACGATGAAGCCAGCCTGCTGCGTGAGCTAGTCGAACGCGCCGCACCCCTGCGCTACGGGACACGGGAAGACCCGCGGGTGCCAGGCGCCTGGGAACAGATCGACAAGGAACTGGACGTCATCTGCACGCTGGGGTTCCCCGGATACTTCCTGATCGTGCACCAAATCATGGAATTCTGCCGCGCTCGCGGCATCTTGGCGCAGGGCAGGGGGTCGGCGGCGAATTCGGCGGTGTGCTTTGTGCTGGGAATAACCGCCGTCGATGCGGTGCGTTACGGGCTGCTCTTCGAGCGGTTCCTATCCACGGAACGGGACGGGCCCCCGGACATCGACATCGACATCGAATCCAGCCGCCGCGAAGAGGTCATTCAGGACCTGTATCAGCGGTATGGTCGCGAGCACGCCGCGCAGGTCGCCAACGTGATCACCTACCGGCCGAAGATGGCGGTGCGCGATGCGGCCAAGGCGTTCGGATTCGACAGCGGCTTGCAGGACGCGTGGAGCAAGGGGATAGAGCGGCATGTGGCGGCGGATGGGTCCGGGAAATCGGTCATTGTGACGCCGCAGGGGGTACCCGAACCGGTGCGACAGATGGCGGATGAATTACTGCGTTTGCCACGCCACCTGGGCATACATTCCGGCGGGATGGTGCTGTGCGATCGCCCTGTGATTGAGGTGTGCCCCGTGCAGTGGGCCGCCACGGCTCACCGAACCGTGGTCCAGTGGGACAAGGAGGACTGCGCGGACGCGGGGCTGGTCAAGTTCGATCTACTAGGGCTAGGGATGCTGACCGCGTTGCGGCTCATGTTCGAATCGGTTGCGGCGGGCGGCGGGCCGAAGCTGACGCTGTACGACATTCCGGCCGAGGACCCCGCGGTCTACGACCTGCTGTGCGCCGCGGACACGGTGGGTGTGTTTCAAGTCGAATCTCGTGCGCAGATGTCCACTTTGCCGCGGCTGCGGCCGCGCACGTTCTACGACCTGGTCGTCGAGGTAGCGCTGATAAGGCCCGGGCCCATTCAGGGAGGATCCGTGCATCCCTACATCGAACGCCGACGCGCGCAACGCGAGGGAAGGTTGCCGCCAGACAGCGAGCTCTATGCTCACCCGCTGCTCAAGCCGGCGCTCGAACGAACGCTGGGCGTGCCGTTGTTCCAGGAGCAACTGATGCAGATGGCGGTCGATGCGGCGGGATTCACCCCCAGTCAGGCCGATGTCTTGCGCCGCGCCATGGGTTCCAAACGATCCAAGGAACGCATGGAAGGGCTGCGCGGCGCCTTATACAAGGGAATGGCGCAACGCGGCATTGATCCTGCAACCCGTGAGGAGATTTATCACAAACTGGAGGCCTTCGCGGATTTCGGGTTTCCCGAATCGCACTCCTTTTCGTTCGCGTTCTTGGTTTACGCGTCATCGTGGATGAAGGTATACCACCCGGCCGCTTTCTACGCGGGGTTGCTCGCGGCGCAACCGATGGGTTTCTACTCGCCCCAGTCCCTTGCCGCGGACGCGCGCCGCCACGGGGTCAAAGTGCTGCGTCCGTGCGTGAACCAGTCCCAAGAGGACGCCTGCGTGGAGGTGCTTGAGGGCGGGCAGAAGGCAGTGCGGTTAGGACTAACGCAGGTGCGATCGCTGTCACGGGCGGGCGCTTCCCGCATCGTGCAGGGGCGCGGTCCCGCCTATCGCAGCATTGCAGATGTCGCGCGCCGCGCGCGCCTTGGGACCAAGGAACTCGAAGGGCTGGCGGGTGCGGGAGCATTTGCCGCGTTGGGCGTCGACCGACGGACAGCATTGTGGTCCGCGGGGGTGGCGTCCCTTGAGGTCCAAGGGACGCTGCCGGGGCTCACCGACCTGTCGACACAACCACGGCTACCCGCGATGGTACCGATCGAGGTAACCGAAGCCGATGTGAGTTCCACGGGGGTGTCGGTGGCCTCGTTCCCGACCCAATTTGCCCGCGTGGACCTGCAAAGAAATGGTGTTCTGCCCGTTGCGGAAGTAGTGGCAATGGGCGTGGCGCAGCGAGCTACCGTGGCGGGCGTGGTCACACACCGACAGCGTCCTAACACCGCTCGGGGGATCACATTCCTCTCCCTGGAGGACGAAACGGGCCTACTGAATGTCGTTTGTTCAGCGGGCTTGTGGCAGCGATTCGGGAAGGTTGTGATGGGTAACGGGGCGCTCGTCATTAGGGGGTATGTCGAGAATGATCATGGCGCGGTTAATCTCGTCGCGGAACACGTGCGAGGGCTACGCCTCAGCGTGCCCACAGTGTCACGAAATTTCCGCTGA
- a CDS encoding YbhB/YbcL family Raf kinase inhibitor-like protein, which yields MNLDRPVAPAPYDLLPAVPTFALISHDATNQEPLDHNLSAEGDNESPHLSWTDFPAETQSFFVTCFDPDAPTPSGWWHWLIVDLDVAITELPRGAGESDITLPGAAFHLRNDSGTHAYSGPLPPAGDRPHRYYFAVHALDVDTLGLEDDASAARAYMTAQQHTIARALIVGTYQR from the coding sequence ATGAACCTTGATCGCCCCGTCGCGCCGGCCCCCTACGATCTCCTACCCGCGGTCCCCACCTTCGCATTGATCAGCCACGATGCAACGAATCAAGAGCCGCTCGATCACAATCTGAGCGCCGAAGGCGACAACGAATCGCCGCACCTTTCCTGGACGGATTTTCCCGCCGAAACCCAATCCTTCTTCGTCACGTGCTTCGACCCCGACGCCCCCACCCCCTCCGGATGGTGGCACTGGCTCATCGTCGACCTGGACGTAGCCATCACGGAACTGCCGCGCGGTGCCGGGGAAAGTGACATCACGCTGCCGGGTGCAGCATTTCACCTGCGCAACGACAGCGGTACGCACGCGTACAGCGGGCCGCTGCCCCCCGCGGGCGACCGCCCCCACCGGTACTACTTTGCCGTGCACGCGCTCGACGTCGATACGCTGGGATTAGAAGACGACGCGTCGGCCGCCAGGGCATACATGACGGCCCAACAACACACCATTGCCCGCGCGCTGATCGTGGGCACATACCAGCGCTGA
- a CDS encoding M20/M25/M40 family metallo-hydrolase translates to MADKFAPTITAEDEVVQICQELIRIDSQNFGNDDGPGERLAAEYVMGLLSEVGIETTYLESRPRRGSVVARIPGADPTRPALVVHGHLDVVPALADEWTVDPFAGEIRDGMIWGRGAVDMKDMDAMILAIVREFARTGKRPARDLVIGFFADEEAGGALGARHVVDTRPDLFEGATEAISEVGGFSVHIGAQRAYLLQTAEKSLAWLRLVADGNAGHGSQDAAENVVVDLARAVTRIGDHRWPIRLTPAVETLLRGVGELVGKKFNPKDEACVAELVAALGPAKRFVGASVRTTTNPTRLEAGYKDNVIPGRACATVDARFLPGDAAADMEVLRSLAGPRVEVQTIHADASVEAPFDAPVVDAMMAALDRHDPGVPVLPYMLSAGTDNKSLARLGIAGYGFVPLRLPADLDFTGMFHGVDERVPVESVVFGTRVLRDLLLNC, encoded by the coding sequence ATGGCCGACAAGTTCGCACCCACAATCACAGCCGAAGATGAAGTTGTTCAAATATGCCAGGAACTGATTCGCATAGACTCCCAGAACTTCGGCAATGACGACGGCCCAGGGGAGCGACTGGCCGCGGAATACGTCATGGGTCTGCTTTCCGAAGTCGGCATCGAAACGACCTACCTCGAGTCGCGCCCACGGCGCGGCAGCGTCGTGGCGCGGATCCCCGGCGCGGACCCAACGCGACCGGCCCTAGTCGTCCACGGCCACCTCGATGTCGTCCCCGCTCTCGCCGACGAGTGGACGGTGGACCCCTTCGCCGGTGAGATCCGCGACGGGATGATTTGGGGGCGCGGCGCGGTCGATATGAAGGACATGGACGCCATGATCCTCGCGATCGTGCGCGAATTCGCGCGAACCGGAAAACGCCCCGCGCGGGATTTGGTGATCGGATTCTTCGCCGATGAGGAGGCCGGAGGCGCACTGGGTGCCCGCCACGTGGTCGACACCCGCCCGGACCTGTTCGAAGGCGCGACCGAAGCGATCAGCGAGGTCGGGGGTTTTTCGGTCCACATTGGGGCGCAGCGCGCCTATTTGCTGCAAACCGCCGAAAAGTCGCTCGCCTGGCTGCGCCTAGTCGCCGACGGAAATGCGGGCCACGGATCGCAGGACGCCGCCGAAAACGTGGTGGTTGACCTGGCTCGCGCCGTCACTCGGATCGGCGATCATCGTTGGCCAATTCGGCTCACGCCCGCGGTGGAAACGTTGTTGCGGGGGGTGGGGGAACTCGTTGGTAAGAAATTCAATCCAAAGGACGAGGCCTGCGTCGCCGAATTGGTTGCCGCACTAGGACCGGCAAAGCGATTCGTGGGGGCCAGTGTGCGCACCACGACCAATCCCACGCGTTTGGAGGCGGGTTACAAGGACAACGTGATTCCGGGTCGCGCGTGTGCGACCGTCGACGCGCGGTTCTTGCCCGGGGATGCGGCGGCGGATATGGAGGTTTTGCGATCTCTTGCCGGGCCGCGCGTGGAGGTGCAAACGATCCACGCGGATGCGAGTGTTGAGGCGCCGTTCGATGCGCCGGTGGTTGATGCGATGATGGCGGCCTTGGACCGGCATGATCCCGGGGTGCCGGTTCTTCCCTATATGTTGTCCGCGGGCACCGATAACAAGTCGTTGGCGAGGTTGGGCATTGCTGGGTATGGGTTTGTGCCGTTGAGGCTGCCTGCCGATCTGGACTTCACGGGGATGTTCCACGGCGTCGACGAACGAGTGCCGGTCGAATCGGTTGTCTTCGGGACGCGGGTGCTGCGGGATCTGCTGCTCAACTGCTGA
- a CDS encoding DUF2200 domain-containing protein: MAEHRIYSVPFADIYALYVAKIERKGRAVADLDTIIDWLTGYDREALARVNADKVTLRSFFDQAPDFNENAHLITGVICGKRVEEIADPLMRKVRYLDKLVDELARGKKMASILRGA, translated from the coding sequence ATGGCAGAACACCGGATATACAGCGTTCCATTCGCAGACATTTATGCGCTGTATGTTGCGAAAATAGAGCGCAAAGGGCGCGCCGTCGCCGACCTGGACACCATCATTGACTGGCTGACCGGGTACGACCGCGAAGCCCTGGCGCGCGTGAACGCCGACAAGGTGACGTTGCGCAGCTTCTTTGACCAGGCCCCGGATTTCAATGAGAACGCGCACCTGATCACCGGGGTGATCTGTGGTAAGCGTGTCGAAGAGATCGCAGATCCGCTGATGCGAAAGGTGCGTTACCTGGACAAACTCGTCGACGAACTTGCGCGCGGCAAGAAGATGGCGTCGATTCTGCGCGGTGCGTAG
- a CDS encoding DUF5703 family protein, with translation MAPVFPREYEVKVITIAPDATRNEARELLTHAAEYGQWEMTRSLWYIGGARKVWLRRRVMRVQATL, from the coding sequence ATGGCTCCCGTTTTTCCACGCGAATACGAAGTGAAAGTGATCACTATCGCCCCCGATGCCACCCGGAACGAGGCCCGCGAATTACTGACGCATGCCGCCGAATACGGTCAATGGGAAATGACCCGCAGCCTGTGGTACATCGGCGGCGCCCGCAAGGTCTGGCTGCGGCGCCGGGTCATGCGGGTCCAAGCGACCCTGTAG
- a CDS encoding dihydrodipicolinate synthase family protein — translation MTVSILGPLTAYLPTPRDESGKLIASTMESLIEGALEYGATAFGVVSGTGGATYLSRSVRRRVIKLTIAKAHGRAAILVGVSSFATAEVAANVDEAAQAGADAVLLQPFASQQLRAEEVLGLYRDVATVSSLPVIIDNNPTTTHYRISTSELARLVPIKGIVGVKDSAATASEARQRRERVLGALSPRTARRTEYGFATSSFGAQALIDGADTWHSAVAAVLPEYCGAIAYAATNRRRAEARQMQRALAPLGMLSEQWGAIRVVHAIGTLRGLDMGVPPRPLLPLPREANALVRVTLNGLRVDDDLLAATRDAAAARAASHAQVSRDGADSVSPTGGRHTTGR, via the coding sequence ATGACGGTGTCGATTCTCGGTCCTTTGACGGCGTACTTACCAACACCTCGAGACGAGTCGGGCAAGTTAATCGCATCGACGATGGAGTCCCTAATCGAGGGGGCGCTGGAATACGGGGCGACGGCGTTCGGTGTCGTTTCGGGCACCGGCGGTGCCACCTATCTGTCGCGTAGCGTTCGGCGCAGGGTGATCAAATTGACGATCGCAAAAGCGCACGGCCGGGCCGCGATTTTGGTTGGTGTGAGCTCATTCGCGACTGCCGAAGTCGCGGCAAATGTGGACGAGGCCGCCCAGGCCGGCGCGGATGCCGTCTTGTTGCAGCCGTTTGCCTCGCAGCAGCTGCGCGCGGAAGAAGTTTTGGGACTGTACCGCGATGTTGCGACCGTGTCTTCTTTGCCCGTCATCATCGACAACAACCCCACAACGACTCACTACCGGATCTCTACCAGCGAGTTGGCGCGCTTGGTGCCGATCAAGGGGATTGTCGGGGTCAAGGACTCTGCCGCAACGGCATCGGAGGCGCGACAGCGCCGCGAACGGGTGCTGGGCGCGCTGTCGCCGCGCACGGCACGCCGCACCGAGTACGGGTTTGCGACGTCCTCCTTTGGGGCGCAGGCGTTGATAGACGGTGCCGATACGTGGCATTCGGCCGTCGCGGCCGTGCTCCCGGAATACTGTGGGGCTATCGCCTACGCGGCCACCAACCGCCGCCGGGCCGAGGCGCGCCAAATGCAGCGCGCGCTTGCGCCTTTGGGAATGTTGAGCGAGCAGTGGGGTGCCATCCGCGTCGTCCACGCCATCGGGACGTTGCGGGGTTTGGACATGGGTGTACCCCCGCGGCCGCTGCTGCCCTTGCCGCGGGAGGCCAACGCGCTGGTGCGGGTGACGCTAAACGGCTTGCGCGTCGATGACGATTTGTTGGCTGCGACCAGGGACGCCGCGGCCGCGCGGGCCGCTTCGCATGCGCAGGTTTCGCGCGATGGTGCTGACAGCGTTTCGCCCACTGGCGGCAGGCATACCACGGGGCGGTGA
- a CDS encoding YbaK/EbsC family protein translates to MTSSHPHHDAGEVAAPIEPLPGKGLQWLPAIDHPELLAESTHAQLATWAEASPTVAELVRVAAIDPTVSDTAAMSDAYSIEMHLSVNCVLVAGKRDGQERTAAVGVRASTRADINGTIRRLLAVRKASFVPVDRAVSDTSMEYGGITPIGLGPQWPLLLDADIATDPSWVIIGSGVRRSKIALPGRLLLTLPRAHSIAGIGM, encoded by the coding sequence ATGACTTCCTCGCACCCCCACCACGATGCAGGGGAGGTCGCCGCACCCATCGAACCACTGCCCGGCAAGGGTCTGCAGTGGCTGCCTGCGATCGACCACCCCGAATTGCTAGCCGAATCCACGCACGCGCAATTAGCAACCTGGGCCGAAGCAAGCCCCACGGTTGCGGAATTGGTGCGCGTTGCGGCGATCGACCCCACCGTCTCGGACACCGCGGCTATGTCCGACGCCTACAGCATCGAAATGCACCTTTCGGTCAATTGCGTGCTGGTCGCGGGAAAACGCGACGGGCAGGAACGAACGGCCGCGGTCGGCGTGCGCGCCTCAACCCGCGCCGACATCAACGGCACCATCCGGCGCCTCCTGGCGGTGCGCAAGGCTTCGTTTGTGCCCGTGGACCGCGCGGTGAGCGACACCAGCATGGAGTATGGGGGGATCACGCCCATCGGCCTTGGCCCCCAATGGCCGCTGCTCCTGGATGCCGACATCGCCACCGACCCATCCTGGGTGATCATCGGCTCCGGGGTCCGCCGCTCAAAAATCGCGCTCCCGGGGCGGCTACTGCTGACCCTCCCGCGCGCCCACTCGATCGCCGGGATAGGGATGTGA
- a CDS encoding GNAT family N-acetyltransferase: MTPPSVGIRIADATDVPGIALLAAQTFTLACPPTVTPDDVEEFVTANLSASHIAAWIADPEVTVWVAATDSEETPIAYVKTRLAAVEDEEIAPQLPAGPIFEINKFYVAANAHHTGVAARLMSAVLTAAAARGARTAWLGVNASNERAMRFYTKMGFARCGERTFVVGSQRHHDFLMLKQLPPDARAIKPAGE; this comes from the coding sequence GTGACTCCCCCAAGCGTTGGCATTCGCATCGCCGATGCCACAGATGTCCCCGGCATAGCGCTGCTCGCCGCCCAGACTTTCACCCTGGCCTGCCCGCCGACGGTCACCCCCGACGACGTCGAGGAATTTGTGACCGCGAACCTCTCAGCCTCCCACATCGCCGCCTGGATCGCGGACCCGGAGGTGACCGTGTGGGTCGCCGCCACGGATAGCGAAGAGACCCCGATAGCCTACGTCAAGACGCGCCTCGCGGCGGTCGAAGACGAAGAGATAGCGCCCCAACTTCCCGCGGGGCCCATCTTCGAAATCAACAAGTTCTACGTCGCAGCGAACGCCCACCACACCGGGGTTGCGGCCCGCCTCATGAGCGCGGTCCTCACCGCGGCAGCGGCGCGGGGCGCCCGCACGGCCTGGCTCGGTGTCAATGCCTCCAACGAACGCGCGATGAGGTTCTATACGAAGATGGGTTTTGCGCGCTGCGGCGAACGAACCTTCGTCGTCGGGTCGCAGCGCCACCACGATTTCTTGATGCTCAAGCAATTGCCGCCCGACGCAAGAGCGATCAAGCCTGCCGGCGAGTAG
- a CDS encoding primosomal protein, translating to MTVDPRAALDRLIAAFEAHYNAVAARRGDNDQSVDNAYYVLADAFDVYDEALGMVYGEATPFILDEDEDEESDDPRPRDDGARGRESDSPHDF from the coding sequence ATGACTGTGGATCCACGAGCTGCCCTTGACAGACTCATCGCTGCGTTCGAGGCTCACTACAATGCTGTCGCGGCGCGCCGCGGCGACAACGATCAGTCGGTCGACAATGCGTACTACGTCCTTGCCGATGCATTCGACGTTTACGACGAAGCCTTGGGGATGGTGTACGGCGAGGCGACGCCCTTTATTTTGGACGAGGACGAGGACGAGGAATCCGACGACCCGCGACCACGCGATGATGGAGCGCGCGGTAGGGAGTCCGACTCGCCGCACGACTTTTAG